The Rhizobium sp. ZPR4 DNA segment TCGGCTCGGCGATCACGCGCACCGAACATGTAACATCCTGGTTCGACGTCGCGATTTCATCTGCCTTTTCCGAGCGCGACGGGGCAACACTGGCGATCGATATCGGCGGCACGAAAACCCTGGCGGCGCTGGTTCGGGGAGCGCAAGTGCTTGGCAAGACGACCATCGCAACCAGCCGGCAAGCCGGCCCCGACGCCTGGCTGGCGGCCATAGCCGAACACGCACACTCCTGGGCGGGTCGATATGAGCGCGTCGGCATCGCCGCAACCGGCTTGATAAGCGACGGACGCTGGTCGGCCCTCAATCCCGCGACCCTGGCAATTCCGGATGGCTACCCGCTGGCGGCACAAGCCAGCAAACTCTTTGGCAAACCGGCTTTCGCCGTCAACGATGCTCAGGCAGCAGCCTGGGGCGAACACAGGTTCGGCGCCGGCGCCAACGAGGACACGGTCTTTTTGACCATATCGACCGGTATCGGCGGCGGCATCGTGGTCAATGGGCGGCCGCTATTGGGTCTGGCAGGTCATTTCGGCCTGCTTCGCGGGCCGACGAACGGCCAGTCACCATTGGAGGATGTCGTTTCGGGTCGCTGGATGGCGGCCGAAGCCGCCCGCGCCGGGTATCCGGCCGAGGCCCCCGAGATCTTTCGAAAGGCGCGCGAAGGTGCCGACTGGGCCGAAGCAATCATCACGCAGTCGGCGGCACGCGTCGCACTTCTATGCCGTGATATCCAGATGATGTTCGCGCCGAAACGCATCGTCATCGGCGGCGGCATCGGTCTGGCGCCAGGTTATCTCAACGCTGTCGGTGCGCAATTCGAGGAATTGCCTCCGCATCTGGCGCCGCGCCTGGTCGCCGCAAGCCTCGGCTCCAATGCCGGCATCATCGGCGCGGCGGATCTTGCCGGACGCCATCGATAAGCAGACCTGCCCAATTCAACAAACAACGATAAGGAAAGGGAACAAGAATGAAACTCAAGCACATATCGTCCGCACTACTTGCCCTGATACTGTCGGCAACGGCCCTGCCGGGCCTCGCCAACGCCAAAGTCGTCGTGCTCGGTTGGCCCGGCGGCTCGGAGGAAACGGCGCTGCGGGCGACCGCCGATCTCTATAACAAGACGGCATCGGATGCCGACAAGGTCGAGCTCCTCTTCTTCAATCGCGACGGCTTCTTCGACAAGCTGCAGGCCGACATGGCAGCCGGCTCGAATGCCTTCGACGTCAATCTGGTCGCGACCTATTCGATCGGCCGCTATGCACCTTACATGGAGCCGATCGAGCTTAATGCCGACGCCTCCAAAGTGTTCGGCGATACGGTGCTGAAGACCATGCAGTTCGACGGCAAGCAATATGGCGTGCCGACAGACCTGTCGCTGCATTTCATGTACTACCGCAAGGATCTCGTCGACGCCCTCATCGCCGATCCCGATGCCAAGGCCAAATATGCCGAGATCTCCAAGAAATATCTCGGCAAAGAACTTGCGCCCAAGCAACCTGACGACTGGACCTGGGATGACTGGGCTGCGACTTCGCTCTATTTCAGCAAGCAGGTAAACCGCCAGAGCCCGGTCCGCTATGGCACCGTGCTGCAGATGAAGAACCTTCTCTTCAACATGATGGTGTTCCAGTCCCTGCCGCGCTCCTATGGCGGAGACTGGATGGACACGAGCGGCAATGTCACGATCGACTCGGATGCCTATAAAACGGCGCTGAAGCTCTACAAGACACTTTACGACGCCGGCGCATCGCCGAAGGATTCGCTGAGCTACGAATATGCCGAAACCAATGCCGCCTTCAGCTCCGGGCAGGCAGCGACTGCCCTGCAATGGAATGCCGCAGCGGCCGAGCTCACCGATGCGAAGAAATCGCCCGCCGTCGCCGATGTCACCGGCATCGTTGCGCCGCCAGCCGGGCCGAATGGGCGTGTCGACCATATCCATGGCCTCGGCCTTGGCCTGAACAAGAACGCGCAGAACAAGGAAGGCGCGATCAAGTTCCTCAAGTGGCTGTCTTCCGAGGATGCGGCCCTAGCCTATGCGCGGGCCGGCGGCTCTCCTGCCTTGACGCCGGATGTCGTTGCCAAGGTAGCCAAGGAGCGTCCCGATCTCGTGAAGCTCGGCGAGTTTGCCAGCAAGTATGGCTACGTCATGACAGGAGCAACCTCGGCCAAGGCGCTTTCAGTCTACGAACTGCAGGCCAAGGAATTCACCGGCTACTGGTCCGGCCAGCAGAGCCTTGAGGATGCGCTTGCCCATACCAAGGCGGGCATGCAGGATCTCTTGAAGAAATAAGGACAAGGGCCGAGTGCCGGCTTTGGAGCAATTCCAGGAAAAGTGTATTGCGGTTTTCCGTCCGGAATTGCGTAAAAACAGAAGAATAGAGCCTTTTTGCGATTCGACGAAAAGCGAAAAGGCTCTGGCGGCATCCGGCCACTGCGGCTGAAACCCATGGCTCTTGTAAAACGCGCCGAAGGCAGGCTCTACCTGGCACCGCTTGTCGGGTTTCTGCTGCTGTTCCTCGGCTTTCCGGCTCTTCTCAATCTTCTCTATTCCGTTTCGACTGTTTCGTTCGAGACGTTGCGCAGCCCCCGGATCAGTGGCTTTAGCAATTACGTCACGGTGCTGACGGAAGCCGCATTCTGGCAATCCGTCTGGTTCTCCTTCCGCTTCGGCATCATCACCGCTATCGCGGAATGCCTGCTTGGCCTCTTCCTGGCAATTTTCCTCAAGCCGCTTTTGTCGGCACGGCCCGTCCTGATGGCGCCGCTGATGCTGCCTTTGATGGTGGCACCCGCCATGGTCGGCCTGATGTACCGCCTGGTGCTGCATGAATTTGCCGGCCCCGTGCCCTATTATCTCTTCGAGTGGTTCGGAGACAGCCCTGCCTTTCTCGACTATCAGAACGCCTTCCGCACGCTCGTCGTCGTCGAAGTGCTGCAATGGACGCCCTTCGCCTTCCTCTTGTTCTACGTCGCCTATATCGCCATCCCGGAAGATGTGCGCGAGGCGGCAGCCCTGGACGGCGCGACGGGCCTGCAGCGGCTTTGGCGCGTCGACCTGCCCCTGATGCTGCCAACGCTGATCGTCGCCTTCTTCATCCGCTTCATCGACGGCTTCCGCGTGTTCGACAATGTCTACGCCCTGACCGGCAGCGGCGCCGGTGGATCGACGACGTCGCTGTCGATCTACATCTACCAGGCCTTTTTCAAGGAGGGCGCCATCGGCAAGGCGGTTGCCGCCTCCGTCGTGCTGTTCATCACGTCGCTGCTGGTTCTCCATGGCCTGAACTGGCTCGGCGCGCGAAGGAAGAAATGAGATGTTGAAACCCTTGCGCTGGATCGTCTACGCCATCGTGGTCTCCGCTATGAACTTTCCGATCCTCGTTACCCTCATCACCTCGTTCAAGACGACGCGCGAAATCTCCAGCAATCCCGGCCTGTGGATCGAGCAGCCCACCTTCGACAACTATCTGAAGGTACTGACGGATACCGAGCGCTTCAACATTTTCCTCTATCTCGCAAACAGCGTGGCGGCGGCGCTGATCGGCACGCTGCTGGCGATTCTGCTTACCTTCCCCGCGGCTTACGTGATCGCCCGCAGCGAGACCGGACAAAAGCTCCTGCTTCCGCTCGTCATCAACCTGCGCGCCGTGCCGCTGGTCGTCTTCGCGATCCCGCTTTACATGATGTATCAGTGGTTAGGGCTGCTCGACACAAGGATCGGCCTCGGACTTATCCTGACGATCGTCAACATCCCGCTGGCGCTGGTCATGCTGGTCAACGCCATATCCGACATACCGGTGGAGCTCGACGAAGCCGCGACGGTCGATGGAGCCAGCGTCTTCCAGATCATGATCAGGATCATTCGGCCGGTGATCCGCCCCGCGCTCGTCACCACCTTCATCTTCGGCTTCATCACCGCCTGGAACGAATTCCTCTTCGGGCTGATGCTGACGACCAACCATGCAGTGCCGATGACGGTCGGCGCCTCGTTTTTCTTCGCGGCCAGCGGCGGTGGCGTGCAATGGGGGCTGGCATCCGCGGTCATGATCCTCGGCGCCCTGCCGCCGGCTCTACTCGGCCTCGTGATGTATCGCCAGCTTTCCGGCTCGATGACTGCAGGTGCGGTCAAAGGTTAGCGTCGACGGGTCTCGCGACCCGGAACGTGGTCGAAAGCTGGAGCAATGCTCCAGCTTGTTCAGGCGCTACGCTATGAAGCGACGTTGCTCTCATCCGCGGTCGGTTTTCGTTGCGGCACGACCGCCGATCGCCGTCGCGGCATATCGCCGAAAAGACCGCCGGGACGCACGAGCAGGATGATGCAGAGCATGACGCCGATCGCGACGATCTGCAGCGAGGCCGCGCGAGCCTGCTGTTCCGGCGAAAAGAGAATACTCGTCAGCGCACCGGAACCGGCCCAGATCGCCCAAACCAGAACGCTGCCGACGATGGCACCTTTGTTGCTGCCGGAGCCGCCGACGATCAGCATGACCCAGACTTGAAAGGTCAGGATCGGAAGGTAGTTGTCCGGTGCGATAAAGCCGATGAAATGCGCCTGTATGGCGCCGGCAAGCCCCATGATCGCGCCGCCAACGGCAAAGGCCTGTACGCGGTAGAAGCGGGCGCTCTTTCCAAGCGAAATGGCGGCACGCTCGTCTTCGCGCAACGCCTTAAGGACACGCCCCCAGGGGCTTTTCGCCAGATGCTCGAGCGCGAAGTAAACGATCAGCATCACGACAACGACGACGCCGAGATTGGCGAGATTGAAAAGCAACGGGGTTTCGGCAAGGCTGGAAAATGGCCGCGGAATGAAACCGATGCCAAAGGGGCCGCCGGTCAGCTTCTGCGCATTCAAGGCCACAAGCTGGACGACGACAGCGACGCCGAAGGTGGTGATCGCCAGATAATCGGATTTCAACCGTAGCGTCGCCACGCCGATGATGGCCGCAGCAAGCCCCGCAACGATCATCGCGCCCAGCCAACCGACGAGGATCGGCAGATCGAAGCCGCCGAGCCGCCCGGCGGTATCGGGTGTCGTCAGCAGGGCCGAGGTATAGGCACCGATGGCAACGAAGCCGGCGAGACCGACATTGAAGAGACCGGTCAGCCCCCATTGCAGGTTCAGCCCGAGCGTGATGAAGGAAAAAATCAGCGCCGTGGTCAGAAAGAAAGCGCCGTAGCCAACAATGTCCATCATCGCTCTCTTACTCCGAAAAGGCCGATCGGCCGGACGAACAGGACTGCCATCAGGATGATGAAGGAGATGGCGGCACGCCATTCCGCTCCGATCAGCTGAACTGCAGCCGCCTCGGCAAGGCCGATGATCAGGCCGCCGAGAACCGCACCCGGCACGCTGCCGATGCCGCCGAGAATGGCGGCGGCAAACATCGGCAGCAGCATGTCGAAGCCCATCAACGGGCGGATCTGCACGAGAATGCCGATCATCACGCCAGCGACGCATGCCAGCCCTCCGCCGATCAGCCAGGTGACGCGCACGACCTTGGCGACATCGATGCCGACGACGCGGGCAAGCGCCGGGTTCTGACTGAGCGCCTGCATGGAGCGGCCCGTCTGCGTTCTCGTCATCAGCATGTGAACGCCAAATACAAGCAGCGCCGTGACGATCAGAAGCGCAATCTGATCGGGCGTGATGCGGATGCCGAAGCCGATAGGCATGGCGATCTGGATGGCGCGGCTGAAATAGGTCGGGCGCGAAGTGAAAAGGAATTCGAGCAGACTGCGCAGCGCCATGGAGGCGCCGAAACTCGCCATGACGACGATGATCGACTGGCCCTTGGCTCGCAGCCGGGCAAAGAGCACCTTATCAAGCGCAAGGGCAAGAACGCCGGTGAAGCCCATTGCGGCGATGACCGCGACAATCAGCGGCCAGCCAAAGGAGAGCGGACCGATCGGGGCGACCTTGCCAAAGATTGCGCCAATCGCGCCGACAACGGCAAGGGTCGCGTAGGTGCCCCAAGCCATGAAGTCGCCATGGGCGAAGTTCGAAAAGCGCAGGATCGAATAGGTCAGCGTCACGCCGATGGCGCCAAGGCCGATCATCGAGCCTGTCAGCAATCCGTCAACGATAAATTGCAGGTTCATGCCGCACCTCCATTTGCCGAAGCCGCGGGCCGCTGGCCGAGGTAGAGTTCGGCAACGACAGGGTCGTTCCAAAGCTCCGCTGCAACGCCTTCATGCCTGTCCTTGCCCTCGACGAGCACATAGGCGCGGTCGCCGATGGCTAGCGCCGCCTTGGCATTTTGCTCGACGAGCAGAGTAGTGACACCAGATTTGCGGATCTCGGTCAGCATATCGAAAACCATCGAAACAAATTTCGGCGAGAGGCCCGCTGAAGGTTCATCGAGAACGAGAAGCTTCGGATGCACGATGAGCGCACGCGCAACGGCCAGCATCTGGCGCTGCCCTCCGGAGAGATTGCCGGCCGCGATGCGGCGATGGCGAGCGAGATCCGGAAAGGTTGCGTACATTTCTTCGATGCGGCCCGGCACGTCCTTCGGCTTCAGAATGCCGCCAGCCACCTTCAGATTGTCTTCAACAGACATCAGCGGAAAGACATTTTCCGTCTGCGGCACGAAGGCTAGGCCTAGCCGCACCATGGTGTGTGCGGGCGCACTCGTGATATCCCTGCCGGCCAGTTCCACCGTGCCGCTTTCGACCGGAACCAGACCGGCAACGGCCTTGATAAAGCTCGATTTTCCGGCACCATTGGGACCGAGAACGACGACGATTTCCTTCTCCGCCACCGTAATCGAAGCCCCGCGAACAATCGGGACGCCAGGCTCATAACCCGCGACAAGATTGCGGACGCTCAACACCGGTTCGCTCATGCCGCGCCTCCCAGATAGGCTTCGATGACGCGCGGATCGCGAGCAACCTCCTCCGGCGTTCCCTCGCAAAGCAGCTGGCCGCTCGCCATCACAAGCACGCGGTGACACAGGCGCGTCACCATATCGATATTGTGCTCAATGAGGAGAAAGGTGACGCCGCGCTGGTTGATATCGCGAATGCGGTCGATGATCGTTTCCAGAAGAGTCGCGTTGACGCCGGCCGCCGGCTCATCGAGCAAAATCAGGGCCGGATCGGCCATCATGACGCGGGCAAGCTCGAGAAGCTTGCGCTGACCGCCCGACAAAACGCGTGCCGGTTCATGCGCCAGACGCGTCAGGTGAACGAGTTCGAGAAGGTCCATCGCCTTGGCATGGGCTGCCTTCTCCTCAGCGGCGACTTTCCAAGGCTGCAGGAAATTCGACAGCAGCCGCTCTCCGGCCTGGTCCTGGGCAGACAGCATGACATTGTCGAGAAGTGTCAGATTGGGAAAAGGCCGCGGTATCTGAAAGGTCCGGCCAAGACCGCGACCAATGCGGCGATGAGCCGCCTCGCCTGCAACTTCGGCACCGTTCAGGACGATGTCACCGCTGCTCGGCGCAACACTGCCAGCCAGAAGGTCGAACATCGTCGTCTTCCCGGCGCCGTTCGGGCCGATCAAGCCGAGGATCTCGCCCTGGCGCACATGGAAGGAAACGTCGTTGACGGCCACCAGGCCGCCGAAACGCCGCACCACGTTTCTTGCCGTCAGAACAGGCCGGGCTTCCTCCCCATGCTGTTCAACTGTCGTACTCATGAGATCCCTCTGGCCGGAAAGCGATCGCTGCCGCTTACCTGATTATTTGATTTGTGATCACACTTGCATTGATCACGCTAATCAGCTTTAATCCTCTTCGCAAGCCGAAAAAGGGATTTCGAATGCAAAAGGCCACCGCCGAAAAGAGCGATCCGATTGCCGCACAGCTTGCGCCAGTGGGGCGAGAAACGGTTCAGGACAGAGTCTATCTGGAACTGCGCCGCGCGCTGATCGGCGGGCTTTTCGAGCCGAGCCAGGTGCTGACGATCCGTGGCTTGGCCGATGCATTGATGACCAGCACCATGCCGGTGCGCGAGGCTCTCGGTCGGTTGATTACCGAAAAAGCGCTGGAAGCCCTCCCCAACCGATCCGTTCGCGTACCGCCGATCACGCTGGAGCGCATGGACGATCTTCTGCGCGCCCGTATCCTCATCGAGGGCGAGGCAATCGCGCTTGCCGCCACTCGCATGACCTCGCGCCAGATTACGACCATCGAAAGCATGCTCGGCGAGTGGGACGAGATGCGCGCGCTGAAACACAAGAAGGATGTCGACCGCGAGGTGACGCTCAACCAGGCCTTTCACTTCGAGATCTATCGCGCCTGCGGCTCCGCCGTTCTCATCCCGATGATCGAAAGCCTTTGGCTGCAGTCCGGTCCCTGTATCCGCGTCGCCATCTATGCCTTCTCGGACGCCGGCGAAATCGACACCGCCCATTATCACCGCACGATTGTCAAGGCGATCGCCGCGCAGGATGCAAAAGAAGCCCGCGATGCGCTGGTCGCAGACATCAGCCGGCCATTCACCTTCCTGCGCAATAAACTGGAAGCCGAAGCCAAAAAGGGCCAATCCGCATGAGCCAACGCGCCATCAAAATCACAGAACCACGCTCTGGTCTCAGCGTTTTTGCGCCGCTGCTCGAGGCGAAGGCGCCCGACAATGCCACCTTTTTCTGGCATTACCTCAGCGAACCGCGTGTCGTCGGCGGTATTCATGCCATGTGGACCGGGCCGGAAATTTCCTGCCCGATCCCGCCGGCTCAGCTCAAGGATGCATCCTATGCGAACGCCCTGCCGGCCGAGAATGCAACGCTGACGCCGCAGCCCGGCGATATCGTGCTCAGCTATGTGCCGCCGCGCATGTGGGGCGGCAATCCCGATGCGATCTTCGATATCGGACTTTTCTATGGACCGGGCGCACGCCTGCTCTTCCCGATCGGCTGGCTTGCCGGCAGCGTCGTCGCGCAGGTGCGGACGGAAGAACGCGAGCAGTTCGCCGCCGCCTGCGGCGTCATCCGTCGCAACGGTGCCTGTGACGTCACCTTCGAACGCGCGGAGATCTGACATGACCGCCGCAAACGACGACAGTTTCGAGCTGTTCGACCTCAGAGTCGAGGCCATTATCCCTGAGGGCAAGCCGATCTATTGCGGCGCCAAGCCGGGCGACTATTTCGAGCTCAAGGGCGAAATGCTGTCCCTGCCGCTAGGCCAGGGCTTTTCGATTTACTCGATATCGGCCGTCCTGCCGCTGCTTGCAGCCAAGCAACGGCCCACTCACAAGAATGACTGGATGACCTCGGATGCGGACATCGCCTGCCCCGACCCCAACTGCGCGAGCCGGCTGCGGATCGTCAGAACGGGCAAGCGGCGGTTCAGCCATGCCGAAACGACGGCCGTGCCGTTGCCGGAAGGAGAATGAACCGCATGACCGCCAAGACTTTTGAGCTCAGCCCCGGATATTCAATCTCGCGCGTCATCCGAGGCGGCTGGCAGCTTGCCGGAGGACACGGTGCCATCGACCGCGCCCAGGCCGTAACCGACTTGATTGCCGCCTTCGATGTCGGCATCCGCACCTATGACTGCGCCGACATCTATACCGGCGTCGAGGAACTGATTGGCGAAGCACGACAGCGGCTCCGAAACGAGCGCGGCGCGGAAGCTGCAGGTGCCATGAAGGTGCACACGAAGCTGGTGCCCGATCTCGAGAAACTGGCAACGATCAGCCGCGACTATATCCGAGGGATCGTCGACAAGTCGCTGAGCAAGCTGAAGACCGAGCAGCTCGATCTGGTGCAGTTTCACTGGTGGGATTACGCCCTGCCCGGCTATCTCGAAGCGCTAAGCTGGCTGGACGAGATGCACCGGGAAGGAAAGGTCCGCAATGTCGGCACGACGAATTTCGACACGCCGCACATTGCCGAGATCCTGAAAGCCGGCATTCCGCTGGTCAGCCAACAGCTGCAATATTCGGTTCTCGATCAGCGGCCGTCGCACAGCCTCGCCAAGCTAGCTGCTGAGAATGACGTGAGATTTCTCTGCTACGGCTCGGTGGCGGGCGGCTTCCTGAGTGACAAATGGCTCGGGCAGCCGGAGCCCGAGATGCCGCTCGAGAACCGCTCGCTCGTCAAATACAAGCTGATCATCGATGATTTCGGCGGCTGGGAGCTGTTCCAATCACTGCTTGCTACGCTGAAGGCGATCGGCGACCGCCATGGCGTCGATATCGCCACGATCGCCAGTGCCTGGGTGCTGGAACAGCCGCAGGTGGCCGCCGTCATCGTCGGCGCCCGCAATCAGGCACATGCGCTTGCCAATGCCAAGATCATGGATATCGCCCTTTCGGACGACGACCGCCAGCAGATCGCCGGCATCATCGCCCAGAGCCCCGGCCTCGAAGGCGATGTCTATACATTGGAGCGCGATCGCACCGGCAGGCACGGCTCGATCATGCATTACAACCTCAATGCGGGGAAGGTATGAGCCAGGAATCGTCTCTTTTCCGAAAGGCCAGCGCCGAGGTCATCGATTTCCACCGTTTCTTCGAAGCCTGGTATAATGCCGCAACGGCTGACAATACGGATTTTGACCGCTGCGAGCGCACCTTCGGCCAAGCTTTTCACATGATCCCGCCGACCGGCCGCCTCTTCGACCGCGCTGAAACCATCGAGCTGATCCGTACAAATCGCGCGAGCTTTCGCGGGGATTTCAGTATCGAGATTTCGGATATCCGCTCGAGCTTCGAAACCGAGGACACGATCGTTCTCACCTATGTCGAGGCGCAGATGCGCGCCGGCAAATATAGCCGGCGTCAAGCAAGCGCTCTTTTCACCGCAAGTTCATCGGCACCCAACGGCGTCGAATGGCAGCATCTGCATGAAACCTGGCTGCAGATGCCGGAGACCTGACAGGTTCTGAAAAAACAGACATGAAAATCGTTGACCGAACAAGGGGAACAAAGATGAAGAAGACGATATTTCAAATCACCACGGCTCTGGCCCTCTTAACCGCAGCCGGCGTCGCCAATGCCGCGGACTGCAAGGTCACGGTCGGCCTGGTGATGGAACTGACCGGCCCGGCCGGCGAATACGGCCAGGCGGGCGCGAAGTCTGTCGAGATGGCTTTCCGCGACATCAATGCTGCCGGCGGCGCTCATGGCTGCGATCTGGTAACGGATACGCGCGATAGCCAGAGCCAGGGCAATGTCGCGGTCGACGCGGCCACACAGCTCGTGCAAGTCAAGAAGGTCCCGGCCATCATCGGTGGCATCATTTCGTCGGTGACGATCCCGATCCTGACCTCTGTGACAGCACCGGCCAAGATCGTGCAGGTATCACCCGCCGCCTCCTCGCCGA contains these protein-coding regions:
- a CDS encoding putative N-acetylmannosamine-6-phosphate 2-epimerase, whose product is MRKEDLNLSLIVSCQPVPGGAMDEAVFVAGFARAALAAGARALRIESVAYVAAVRAAVDAPIIGIVKRDLDDSPVRITPFIADVAVLADAGADIIAFDATDRPRPATIKALIAVIKARGLLSMADCSCLEDAERALDAGVDFVGTTMSGYVGGPEPVEPDIALIAAMRELTPYVIAEGRIRTPEQAADAVRAGACAVVVGSAITRTEHVTSWFDVAISSAFSERDGATLAIDIGGTKTLAALVRGAQVLGKTTIATSRQAGPDAWLAAIAEHAHSWAGRYERVGIAATGLISDGRWSALNPATLAIPDGYPLAAQASKLFGKPAFAVNDAQAAAWGEHRFGAGANEDTVFLTISTGIGGGIVVNGRPLLGLAGHFGLLRGPTNGQSPLEDVVSGRWMAAEAARAGYPAEAPEIFRKAREGADWAEAIITQSAARVALLCRDIQMMFAPKRIVIGGGIGLAPGYLNAVGAQFEELPPHLAPRLVAASLGSNAGIIGAADLAGRHR
- a CDS encoding extracellular solute-binding protein; the protein is MKLKHISSALLALILSATALPGLANAKVVVLGWPGGSEETALRATADLYNKTASDADKVELLFFNRDGFFDKLQADMAAGSNAFDVNLVATYSIGRYAPYMEPIELNADASKVFGDTVLKTMQFDGKQYGVPTDLSLHFMYYRKDLVDALIADPDAKAKYAEISKKYLGKELAPKQPDDWTWDDWAATSLYFSKQVNRQSPVRYGTVLQMKNLLFNMMVFQSLPRSYGGDWMDTSGNVTIDSDAYKTALKLYKTLYDAGASPKDSLSYEYAETNAAFSSGQAATALQWNAAAAELTDAKKSPAVADVTGIVAPPAGPNGRVDHIHGLGLGLNKNAQNKEGAIKFLKWLSSEDAALAYARAGGSPALTPDVVAKVAKERPDLVKLGEFASKYGYVMTGATSAKALSVYELQAKEFTGYWSGQQSLEDALAHTKAGMQDLLKK
- a CDS encoding sugar ABC transporter permease yields the protein MALVKRAEGRLYLAPLVGFLLLFLGFPALLNLLYSVSTVSFETLRSPRISGFSNYVTVLTEAAFWQSVWFSFRFGIITAIAECLLGLFLAIFLKPLLSARPVLMAPLMLPLMVAPAMVGLMYRLVLHEFAGPVPYYLFEWFGDSPAFLDYQNAFRTLVVVEVLQWTPFAFLLFYVAYIAIPEDVREAAALDGATGLQRLWRVDLPLMLPTLIVAFFIRFIDGFRVFDNVYALTGSGAGGSTTSLSIYIYQAFFKEGAIGKAVAASVVLFITSLLVLHGLNWLGARRKK
- a CDS encoding carbohydrate ABC transporter permease, encoding MLKPLRWIVYAIVVSAMNFPILVTLITSFKTTREISSNPGLWIEQPTFDNYLKVLTDTERFNIFLYLANSVAAALIGTLLAILLTFPAAYVIARSETGQKLLLPLVINLRAVPLVVFAIPLYMMYQWLGLLDTRIGLGLILTIVNIPLALVMLVNAISDIPVELDEAATVDGASVFQIMIRIIRPVIRPALVTTFIFGFITAWNEFLFGLMLTTNHAVPMTVGASFFFAASGGGVQWGLASAVMILGALPPALLGLVMYRQLSGSMTAGAVKG
- a CDS encoding branched-chain amino acid ABC transporter permease, which produces MMDIVGYGAFFLTTALIFSFITLGLNLQWGLTGLFNVGLAGFVAIGAYTSALLTTPDTAGRLGGFDLPILVGWLGAMIVAGLAAAIIGVATLRLKSDYLAITTFGVAVVVQLVALNAQKLTGGPFGIGFIPRPFSSLAETPLLFNLANLGVVVVVMLIVYFALEHLAKSPWGRVLKALREDERAAISLGKSARFYRVQAFAVGGAIMGLAGAIQAHFIGFIAPDNYLPILTFQVWVMLIVGGSGSNKGAIVGSVLVWAIWAGSGALTSILFSPEQQARAASLQIVAIGVMLCIILLVRPGGLFGDMPRRRSAVVPQRKPTADESNVAS
- a CDS encoding branched-chain amino acid ABC transporter permease, with protein sequence MNLQFIVDGLLTGSMIGLGAIGVTLTYSILRFSNFAHGDFMAWGTYATLAVVGAIGAIFGKVAPIGPLSFGWPLIVAVIAAMGFTGVLALALDKVLFARLRAKGQSIIVVMASFGASMALRSLLEFLFTSRPTYFSRAIQIAMPIGFGIRITPDQIALLIVTALLVFGVHMLMTRTQTGRSMQALSQNPALARVVGIDVAKVVRVTWLIGGGLACVAGVMIGILVQIRPLMGFDMLLPMFAAAILGGIGSVPGAVLGGLIIGLAEAAAVQLIGAEWRAAISFIILMAVLFVRPIGLFGVRER
- a CDS encoding ABC transporter ATP-binding protein; this encodes MSEPVLSVRNLVAGYEPGVPIVRGASITVAEKEIVVVLGPNGAGKSSFIKAVAGLVPVESGTVELAGRDITSAPAHTMVRLGLAFVPQTENVFPLMSVEDNLKVAGGILKPKDVPGRIEEMYATFPDLARHRRIAAGNLSGGQRQMLAVARALIVHPKLLVLDEPSAGLSPKFVSMVFDMLTEIRKSGVTTLLVEQNAKAALAIGDRAYVLVEGKDRHEGVAAELWNDPVVAELYLGQRPAASANGGAA
- a CDS encoding ABC transporter ATP-binding protein; translated protein: MSTTVEQHGEEARPVLTARNVVRRFGGLVAVNDVSFHVRQGEILGLIGPNGAGKTTMFDLLAGSVAPSSGDIVLNGAEVAGEAAHRRIGRGLGRTFQIPRPFPNLTLLDNVMLSAQDQAGERLLSNFLQPWKVAAEEKAAHAKAMDLLELVHLTRLAHEPARVLSGGQRKLLELARVMMADPALILLDEPAAGVNATLLETIIDRIRDINQRGVTFLLIEHNIDMVTRLCHRVLVMASGQLLCEGTPEEVARDPRVIEAYLGGAA
- a CDS encoding GntR family transcriptional regulator codes for the protein MQKATAEKSDPIAAQLAPVGRETVQDRVYLELRRALIGGLFEPSQVLTIRGLADALMTSTMPVREALGRLITEKALEALPNRSVRVPPITLERMDDLLRARILIEGEAIALAATRMTSRQITTIESMLGEWDEMRALKHKKDVDREVTLNQAFHFEIYRACGSAVLIPMIESLWLQSGPCIRVAIYAFSDAGEIDTAHYHRTIVKAIAAQDAKEARDALVADISRPFTFLRNKLEAEAKKGQSA
- a CDS encoding DUF3830 family protein, with protein sequence MSQRAIKITEPRSGLSVFAPLLEAKAPDNATFFWHYLSEPRVVGGIHAMWTGPEISCPIPPAQLKDASYANALPAENATLTPQPGDIVLSYVPPRMWGGNPDAIFDIGLFYGPGARLLFPIGWLAGSVVAQVRTEEREQFAAACGVIRRNGACDVTFERAEI
- a CDS encoding TIGR04076 family protein, translated to MTAANDDSFELFDLRVEAIIPEGKPIYCGAKPGDYFELKGEMLSLPLGQGFSIYSISAVLPLLAAKQRPTHKNDWMTSDADIACPDPNCASRLRIVRTGKRRFSHAETTAVPLPEGE
- a CDS encoding aldo/keto reductase; translation: MTAKTFELSPGYSISRVIRGGWQLAGGHGAIDRAQAVTDLIAAFDVGIRTYDCADIYTGVEELIGEARQRLRNERGAEAAGAMKVHTKLVPDLEKLATISRDYIRGIVDKSLSKLKTEQLDLVQFHWWDYALPGYLEALSWLDEMHREGKVRNVGTTNFDTPHIAEILKAGIPLVSQQLQYSVLDQRPSHSLAKLAAENDVRFLCYGSVAGGFLSDKWLGQPEPEMPLENRSLVKYKLIIDDFGGWELFQSLLATLKAIGDRHGVDIATIASAWVLEQPQVAAVIVGARNQAHALANAKIMDIALSDDDRQQIAGIIAQSPGLEGDVYTLERDRTGRHGSIMHYNLNAGKV